The following coding sequences are from one Leptospira mayottensis 200901116 window:
- a CDS encoding FKBP-type peptidyl-prolyl cis-trans isomerase has translation MKTRVITFHYTLHDTEGNLIDSSEGKAPLSYLEGVGHIISGLEEEMKKMETGEKKKINVSAENAYGIKDPDLVFDVPRSQFPPNEDLQIGMMFQTDEPDKVFTITELQEESVIVDGNHPLAGINLVFDVELTGIREATEEEISHGHVHGEGGHHHHH, from the coding sequence ATGAAAACTAGAGTGATTACTTTCCATTACACCCTTCACGATACCGAAGGCAACTTAATCGATTCTTCCGAAGGTAAAGCTCCGCTTTCTTATCTGGAAGGAGTCGGGCATATCATCTCCGGTTTAGAAGAAGAGATGAAAAAAATGGAAACCGGCGAAAAGAAAAAGATCAACGTTTCCGCGGAGAATGCTTATGGTATAAAAGATCCCGATCTTGTTTTTGACGTCCCTAGATCCCAGTTTCCACCCAACGAAGATTTACAAATAGGAATGATGTTTCAAACCGATGAGCCGGATAAGGTTTTTACAATCACCGAACTTCAGGAAGAATCAGTTATCGTAGATGGAAATCATCCTCTTGCAGGAATAAATCTAGTTTTTGACGTAGAATTGACTGGAATTCGTGAAGCTACCGAAGAAGAAATCTCACATGGACACGTTCACGGAGAAGGTGGTCACCACCACCACCATTGA
- a CDS encoding ketopantoate reductase family protein: MFRILVLGTGAIAGLYAGKLKQVGCRIDFWVRRNSSELEKNGFEIESSLWGNFRYRADRILESVPDDLKEYDLILNCLKCLPEIRLEAILGKHIPNNLPILLLQNGIGIEEPISSLYPDNEILSGLAFVCANRINNGKILHLDYGELTIGSWNRNPSSICSQIVELFNKAGVPTQSTEMIRQARWKKLMWNAPFNPISVLSGGKNTSEILAQTFGRKLVIEIMKEVQKLSKLDGAEIPDIQIEAFLQMTEMMKPYKTSMLLDFEAGRVLELEAILGNAIRIGENRGLEVPHIQTLYFLLKLRTESAHKFELF, translated from the coding sequence TTGTTTCGAATTTTAGTTTTAGGGACAGGAGCCATTGCCGGACTTTACGCCGGTAAACTCAAACAAGTCGGTTGTAGGATCGATTTCTGGGTTCGAAGAAATTCTTCCGAATTGGAAAAAAACGGCTTCGAAATAGAAAGTTCTCTTTGGGGAAATTTCCGATACAGAGCGGATCGAATTTTAGAATCCGTTCCTGATGATTTAAAGGAATACGATCTCATTCTCAATTGTTTAAAATGTCTTCCGGAAATTCGTCTTGAAGCGATCTTAGGAAAACATATTCCAAATAATCTACCGATCCTACTTTTACAAAACGGAATCGGAATCGAAGAACCGATTTCCTCTCTTTATCCGGACAATGAAATTTTAAGCGGACTTGCTTTTGTCTGTGCCAATCGTATCAACAATGGCAAAATTCTTCATCTGGACTACGGAGAATTGACGATCGGATCTTGGAATCGGAATCCTTCTTCCATTTGCAGTCAAATCGTAGAGCTTTTTAATAAGGCCGGAGTTCCGACTCAAAGTACGGAAATGATCCGACAAGCTCGTTGGAAAAAACTGATGTGGAACGCTCCCTTTAATCCGATCAGTGTTCTTTCGGGTGGAAAAAATACTTCTGAAATATTGGCTCAAACGTTTGGCCGTAAACTCGTAATTGAAATCATGAAAGAAGTTCAAAAACTTTCCAAACTCGACGGAGCGGAAATTCCCGATATTCAAATAGAAGCCTTTCTCCAAATGACCGAAATGATGAAGCCATATAAGACAAGTATGCTTTTGGATTTCGAGGCTGGAAGAGTTTTGGAACTGGAAGCAATTCTTGGAAACGCAATTCGAATCGGAGAAAATAGAGGTTTAGAAGTTCCCCACATTCAAACCCTTTATTTTCTTTTGAAATTACGAACGGAGTCCGCTCATAAATTCGAACTTTTCTAA
- a CDS encoding ATP-dependent helicase, whose product MSWKEELNAAQLEAVLTQEGPVLVLAGAGTGKTKTIVSRLAQLVSSGVSTSSILLLTFTRKAAREMLLRASSIGDKRCAEVQGGTFHSFCSGVLRRFAPVLGISSGFTILDDSDTLDVFQFLRNEKDFGKTKSRFPSNETLISIYGEIQNTGRTLQSVLEKDYPLFLQRTKDISQIFEDYKSYKTERSLLDYDDLLYFTRDLLTNHPGVRNALSEKYRFIMVDEFQDTNKVQAHIACLLASEHSNLMVVGDDAQCIYTFRGASVRGILDFPKIFPNTKTIFLEKNYRSTTAILNLANAVLQNFSEKYDKYLFTDNENGSTPNVLQFEDELEEAEGITEILLQKKEEGIPFKKMCVLFRAGWNSNQLELVLSKRDVPFVKFGGRKFIETAHIKDLLSFLKLLVNPLDSVSWIRILKLIPGIGNSKANGILDKIRKSSGSFEVLLEENGIAIDKYISPLYHLYQKHRETNSEVKKITSDFIDYYRVLLEKNYDDSKRRSEDLDSVLGFSLKYTSLGDFLSDLTMDHGSLSLDKIKPDNTETDLLHLSTVHSAKGLEFDLVFILNATEGVFPSSKNTDTEEERRLFYVAITRARKELYFTRPSLAHSRSGPYYTKLSRFLSEIQSPEKVYELKLIPGKSTPQSFFSTNVSSSKTANDSFSRIQDYFGN is encoded by the coding sequence ATGTCCTGGAAAGAAGAATTGAATGCCGCTCAATTGGAAGCAGTCCTTACCCAGGAGGGACCGGTACTTGTTTTAGCAGGTGCCGGAACCGGCAAAACGAAAACCATCGTCAGTCGATTGGCGCAGCTAGTTTCTTCGGGCGTTTCCACCTCATCCATTCTACTTTTGACATTTACTCGCAAGGCCGCCAGAGAAATGCTTCTCAGAGCATCTTCTATTGGAGACAAAAGGTGTGCCGAGGTTCAAGGCGGAACTTTTCATTCTTTTTGTAGCGGAGTCCTACGAAGATTTGCCCCGGTTCTCGGAATATCCTCCGGTTTCACGATTTTGGACGACTCCGATACCTTAGACGTGTTTCAATTTTTAAGAAACGAAAAAGATTTTGGCAAAACCAAATCCCGCTTTCCTTCCAATGAAACCTTGATTTCCATTTACGGTGAAATTCAAAACACGGGAAGAACTCTCCAATCTGTATTAGAAAAAGATTATCCTTTGTTTTTACAAAGAACAAAAGACATCTCCCAAATTTTCGAAGACTATAAATCATATAAAACAGAACGCTCTCTTTTGGATTACGACGATCTACTCTATTTTACTAGAGATCTTCTTACCAATCATCCGGGAGTCAGAAACGCACTTTCCGAAAAATACAGATTCATCATGGTGGATGAATTTCAAGATACGAATAAGGTCCAAGCACATATCGCTTGTCTTTTAGCTTCGGAACATTCCAATTTGATGGTAGTCGGAGATGACGCTCAATGCATTTACACATTTCGTGGAGCTTCCGTACGCGGTATTTTAGATTTTCCTAAAATATTTCCGAATACAAAAACGATTTTTTTGGAAAAAAATTATAGAAGCACAACTGCGATCTTAAACCTAGCGAACGCAGTCCTTCAAAACTTTTCCGAAAAATACGATAAGTACCTTTTTACAGATAACGAAAATGGATCGACTCCGAACGTTCTGCAATTCGAAGACGAATTGGAGGAAGCTGAAGGAATCACAGAAATTCTTTTGCAAAAAAAAGAAGAAGGTATTCCCTTTAAAAAAATGTGTGTCCTTTTTCGCGCCGGATGGAACTCGAATCAACTCGAACTTGTTCTCTCAAAAAGGGATGTTCCATTCGTAAAATTCGGGGGAAGAAAGTTTATAGAAACAGCTCACATCAAAGACCTGCTTTCCTTTTTAAAGCTGCTCGTCAACCCCTTGGATTCTGTCTCTTGGATTCGAATTTTAAAACTGATTCCCGGAATTGGAAATTCTAAAGCTAACGGTATTTTAGATAAAATCCGAAAATCTTCCGGTTCTTTCGAAGTTCTTTTAGAAGAAAACGGAATCGCAATCGACAAATATATTTCTCCACTTTATCATCTCTATCAAAAACACAGGGAAACCAATTCGGAGGTAAAAAAGATCACTTCGGATTTTATCGATTATTATCGAGTTCTTTTAGAAAAGAATTACGACGATTCCAAGCGAAGATCTGAAGATTTAGATTCTGTTCTAGGATTTTCTTTGAAATATACTTCGCTCGGGGATTTTTTATCAGACCTTACGATGGATCACGGGTCCCTAAGTCTGGATAAAATCAAACCGGATAATACCGAAACCGATCTACTTCATTTATCTACTGTACATTCCGCAAAGGGATTGGAGTTCGATCTCGTTTTCATTTTAAATGCAACCGAAGGAGTTTTCCCTTCAAGCAAGAACACCGACACCGAAGAAGAAAGAAGGCTTTTTTATGTGGCGATTACAAGAGCCAGAAAAGAGTTATATTTTACAAGACCCTCTCTGGCTCATTCTAGATCCGGGCCATATTATACAAAACTATCCCGTTTTTTAAGCGAGATTCAATCTCCAGAAAAAGTCTACGAATTAAAACTTATACCAGGAAAATCCACACCACAATCTTTCTTTTCGACTAACGTCTCGTCCTCTAAAACCGCAAACGACTCTTTTTCCAGAATACAAGACTACTTCGGGAATTAA
- a CDS encoding DUF45 domain-containing protein, translating into MSSVFEKLDEESIKSTALNLLEKRIFAFYKIPKGKILVGKKIEAKFFPYSNLGSSIRISSGKLEFKIHSLYLKSEPGNLEAVIDLLLYKLLKQPIPDELESTIRKFYESHTTQKNRTNKNKKRIEHSTIQNQKLRLILENVNESYLKIDLSDLEIFWGKSKSTTRLGHYDPTHKMIVINPILSLESIPNFVLEYIVFHELLHVHFPVARKKGRNVIHGKEFKIFEKKFSDYKRANAWLKSEFYRTMILH; encoded by the coding sequence ATGTCTTCCGTTTTCGAAAAACTAGACGAGGAATCGATAAAATCCACTGCACTGAATCTGCTGGAAAAAAGAATATTCGCATTTTATAAAATTCCCAAAGGAAAAATTTTAGTAGGAAAAAAAATCGAAGCTAAATTTTTTCCCTACTCTAATCTAGGAAGTTCCATCCGCATTTCGTCCGGAAAACTTGAATTTAAAATTCATTCGCTTTATTTGAAGTCGGAACCTGGAAATTTGGAAGCCGTAATTGACCTTCTTCTATATAAGTTACTAAAACAACCGATCCCCGATGAATTAGAATCCACGATTCGAAAATTTTACGAAAGTCACACGACACAAAAAAATCGTACGAACAAAAATAAAAAGAGAATCGAACACTCCACTATTCAAAATCAAAAACTTAGATTGATCCTGGAAAACGTCAACGAATCCTATTTGAAGATCGATCTTTCCGATCTCGAAATTTTTTGGGGAAAATCTAAGTCGACCACAAGACTCGGCCACTATGATCCAACACATAAAATGATCGTAATTAACCCGATTTTATCCCTTGAGTCTATTCCAAATTTCGTTTTAGAATACATCGTGTTCCACGAGTTGCTGCACGTTCACTTTCCGGTCGCCCGAAAAAAGGGAAGAAACGTTATCCACGGTAAGGAATTCAAAATATTCGAAAAAAAATTTTCGGATTATAAACGGGCGAATGCGTGGCTAAAATCCGAATTCTACCGAACGATGATTTTACATTGA
- a CDS encoding SpoIIE family protein phosphatase gives MFYKLIFVLSISTLIKCYSDLQSVNHEKDFQDLSGSWEVYTGSAQSLFKNEFNLDLWKTVPVPSNLKNFVNFSTDPIVLRKRFELKTSIYFPLSISLGKISDHVQVRWNGQELSEELFADYQNSKPQGYDRTRIYSISEKRILQKNEILVFVRPYFDYEYGILSGPIEIGPSGVIWKRFYLREIGGLLISGSFLLIGGFFLFLSLREKKREENFYFGLFLILFALFQIFLSDLKYLAGWKVLYLKKIEYSLLTFLFPLFCRFLNSLFKKVRTKFHTLLEIVTLVIFIWILFAQTVSHLDTINRYVLQVSWIGFVYLSFKILGLKKNFESKMILFGVLFLLICVGIDAFSQRGMFEIARLSGLGVSGFLFFLTLILANKFVKMKEKLRSWNRVLETAIRNRTQELSSSLEEIRNLKEQQDGDYFLITLLFQPFLSKSLKTDLARIDVHRKQFKNFQFKNRTYEIGGDIVLNEQVLISGVPYQVLINADAMGKSLQGASGALIFCSIVKSFLQTQDYEFRNPENWLFLLHSNLQAVFESFDGSMLVSGILSLYQIETGDLFFINCEHPPIVLSRNGKTSYVFERAILRKIGFPDSNEKVKVEYYKLLPEDTILYGSDGREDLYMQDPLCSSRKLKSSVPDLFFELIRYSIPEPKDLEFKITEKGVLSDDLSFLRIQTGFETVFNKSLSECKTLVQEGNKYLQKGEFQKACFQYARASIQNPGDLKLSRLVLLLAKKSENLRLVRFFSEKIALRTDGLEIQTPKNSS, from the coding sequence TTGTTTTACAAGCTTATCTTTGTCCTTTCCATCTCAACTCTCATCAAGTGTTATTCCGATTTGCAATCTGTAAATCACGAGAAAGATTTTCAAGATCTTTCCGGTTCCTGGGAAGTATATACTGGCTCTGCTCAAAGTCTATTTAAAAACGAATTCAATTTGGATCTTTGGAAAACCGTTCCCGTTCCATCCAATCTAAAAAATTTCGTAAACTTTTCGACAGATCCGATTGTACTTCGAAAGCGTTTTGAACTGAAGACTTCCATCTATTTCCCGCTTTCTATTTCCTTAGGAAAAATTTCGGATCATGTACAAGTCCGATGGAACGGACAAGAACTTTCAGAAGAATTGTTTGCGGATTATCAAAATTCAAAACCTCAAGGTTACGATCGAACCAGAATCTATTCAATTTCAGAAAAAAGAATCCTACAAAAAAATGAAATACTCGTTTTCGTTCGACCTTATTTCGACTATGAATACGGAATTCTTTCAGGACCGATTGAAATCGGTCCCTCCGGAGTAATCTGGAAAAGATTTTATCTTCGCGAAATCGGCGGACTTTTGATATCCGGTTCCTTTTTGTTAATCGGCGGATTTTTTTTATTTCTTTCCTTGAGAGAAAAAAAGAGAGAAGAAAACTTTTATTTTGGATTGTTTCTGATTTTATTTGCCCTATTTCAGATTTTCCTTTCGGATTTAAAATACCTCGCCGGATGGAAAGTCCTCTATTTAAAGAAAATCGAATATTCTCTTCTTACGTTCCTATTTCCACTTTTTTGCAGATTTCTAAATTCTCTTTTTAAAAAGGTGCGTACCAAATTTCATACTCTTTTGGAAATCGTAACCTTAGTGATATTCATCTGGATCCTGTTTGCACAAACCGTCTCACATTTAGATACGATCAATCGATATGTTCTTCAGGTTTCTTGGATTGGGTTCGTTTATCTTAGTTTTAAAATTCTCGGTCTGAAAAAAAATTTCGAATCCAAAATGATTCTTTTTGGAGTTCTATTTTTATTGATCTGTGTAGGAATCGACGCATTTTCCCAAAGGGGAATGTTCGAAATTGCTCGTCTTTCCGGATTGGGGGTTTCTGGGTTTTTATTTTTTTTAACTTTGATTCTCGCGAATAAATTCGTAAAAATGAAAGAAAAATTAAGGTCTTGGAATCGGGTTTTGGAAACTGCGATTCGAAATAGGACCCAAGAGCTTTCTTCAAGTCTGGAAGAAATTCGAAATCTTAAAGAACAACAAGATGGAGACTACTTTTTAATTACTCTTCTATTTCAACCCTTTCTATCCAAAAGTCTCAAAACAGATCTTGCGCGGATCGATGTCCATAGAAAACAGTTTAAGAATTTTCAATTTAAGAATCGGACTTACGAAATTGGCGGGGATATTGTGTTAAACGAGCAGGTCCTCATATCGGGTGTTCCGTATCAAGTCTTGATCAACGCTGATGCGATGGGAAAATCGCTTCAAGGCGCAAGTGGGGCGTTAATTTTCTGTTCCATCGTAAAAAGTTTTTTACAAACTCAGGACTATGAATTTAGAAATCCGGAGAATTGGCTTTTTCTTCTTCACTCCAACCTTCAAGCTGTTTTCGAATCTTTTGATGGAAGTATGCTCGTTTCCGGAATTCTTTCCTTATACCAAATTGAAACCGGAGATTTATTCTTTATCAATTGTGAACATCCTCCGATCGTTCTCTCTCGAAACGGGAAAACAAGCTATGTTTTCGAAAGGGCCATCCTGCGAAAGATCGGCTTTCCTGATTCGAATGAGAAGGTAAAAGTCGAATACTACAAACTTTTGCCGGAGGACACAATTCTTTACGGTTCAGATGGTAGAGAAGATTTATACATGCAAGATCCATTGTGTTCTTCTCGAAAACTAAAATCTTCGGTCCCGGATCTATTTTTCGAGTTGATCCGATATTCCATACCAGAACCCAAAGATCTGGAGTTTAAAATTACTGAAAAAGGTGTTCTTTCAGACGACTTGAGCTTTTTAAGAATTCAAACCGGTTTTGAAACAGTTTTCAACAAAAGTCTTTCCGAATGCAAAACATTGGTCCAAGAAGGGAACAAATACCTTCAAAAGGGAGAATTTCAAAAAGCCTGTTTTCAATACGCAAGGGCTTCGATCCAAAACCCTGGAGATTTGAAGTTATCAAGGCTCGTTTTGCTTTTGGCGAAGAAATCCGAGAACTTAAGACTTGTTCGTTTCTTTTCTGAAAAAATTGCTTTGAGAACCGATGGACTTGAAATTCAAACACCTAAAAATTCTTCCTAA